The Accipiter gentilis chromosome 14, bAccGen1.1, whole genome shotgun sequence genome contains a region encoding:
- the RAE1 gene encoding mRNA export factor RAE1 isoform X1, whose amino-acid sequence MSLFGSTSGFGTGGTSMFGSTTADNHNPMKDIEVTSPPDDSISCLAFSPPTLPGNFLIAGSWANDVRCWEVQDNGQTIPKAQQMHTGPVLDGCWSDDGSKVFTASCDKTAKMWDLNSNQAIQIAQHDAPVKTIHWIKAPNYSCVMTGSWDKTLKFWDTRSPTPMMTLQLPERCYCADVVHPMAAVATAERGLIVYQLENQPSEFRRIESPLKHQHRCVAIFKDKVNKPTGFALGSIEGRVAIHYINPPNPAKDNFTFKCHRSNGTNTSAPQDIYAVNGIAFHPVHGTLATVGSDGRFSFWDKDARTKLKTSEQLDQPISACCFNHNGNIFAYASSYDWSKGHEFYNPQKKNYIFLRNAAEELKPRNKK is encoded by the exons ATGAGTCTGTTTGGATCAACATCAGGGTTTGGTACTGGAGGTACCAGCATGTTTGGCAGTACGACTGCAGATAACCATAATCCGATGAAG GATATTGAAGTAACATCTCCACCTGATGATAGCATATCTTGCTTAGCATTTAGTCCGCCAACATTGCCGGGTAATTTCCTAATTGCGGGATCATGGGCAAATGAT GTTCGCTGCTGGGAAGTTCAAGATAATGGACAGACAATTCCAAAGGCTCAGCAGATGCACACAGGGCCTGTACTAGATGGCTGCTGGAGTGAT GATGGGAGTAAAGTATTTACTGCTTCCTGTGATAAAACTGCCAAAATGTGGGATCTCAACAGTAATCAAGCTATTCAGATTGCACAA catgatGCTCCTGTGAAGACTATCCATTGGATTAAAGCACCAAATTATAGCTGTGTGATGACAGGAAGCTGGGATAAAACTTTGAAG TTCTGGGATACCCGTTCACCAACACCTATGATGACATTGCAGctccctgaaagatgttactgtgCAGATGTG GTTCATCCTATGGCTGCTGTGGCCACTGCAGAAAGGGGTTTGATAGTTTATCAGTTAGAGAATCAGCCTTCTGAATTTAGAAGAATAGAATCTCCTCTTAAACACCAG CATCGCTGTGTtgctatttttaaagacaaagtgAACAAACCTACTGGATTTGCCCTTGGAAGTATTGAAGGAAGAGTAGCTATTCATTATATCAACCCCCCAAATCC tgCAAAAGATAATTTCACTTTTAAGTGTCATCGCTCCAATGGAACAAACACTTCAGCACCTCAGGATATCTATGCT GTAAACGGGATAGCATTTCACCCTGTCCATGGTACTCTTGCAACAGTAGGATCTGATGGTAGATTCAGCTTTTGGGATAAAGATGCACGAACAAAGCTAAAAACATCAGAACAACTTGACCAGCCAATATCTGCTtgttgtttcaaccataatggcAATATATTTGCATATGCTTCCAGTTACGATTGGTCAAAG GGTCATGAATTTTATAATCCACaaaagaaaaactacattttTCTGCGAAATGCAGCGGAAGAGTTAAAGCCCAGGAATAAGAAGTAG
- the RAE1 gene encoding mRNA export factor RAE1 isoform X3: protein MSLFGSTSGFGTGGTSMFGSTTADNHNPMKDIEVTSPPDDSISCLAFSPPTLPGNFLIAGSWANDVRCWEVQDNGQTIPKAQQMHTGPVLDGCWSDDGSKVFTASCDKTAKMWDLNSNQAIQIAQHDAPVKTIHWIKAPNYSCVMTGSWDKTLKFWDTRSPTPMMTLQLPERCYCADVVHPMAAVATAERGLIVYQLENQPSEFRRIESPLKHQHRCVAIFKDKVNKPTGFALGSIEGRVAIHYINPPNPAKDNFTFKCHRSNGTNTSAPQDIYAVNGIAFHPVHGTLATVGSDGRFSFWDKDARTKLKTSEQLDQPISACCFNHNGNIFAYASSYDWSKGHEFYNPQKKNYIFLRNAAEELKPRNKK from the exons ATGAGTCTGTTTGGATCAACATCAGGGTTTGGTACTGGAGGTACCAGCATGTTTGGCAGTACGACTGCAGATAACCATAATCCGATGAAG GATATTGAAGTAACATCTCCACCTGATGATAGCATATCTTGCTTAGCATTTAGTCCGCCAACATTGCCGGGTAATTTCCTAATTGCGGGATCATGGGCAAATGAT GTTCGCTGCTGGGAAGTTCAAGATAATGGACAGACAATTCCAAAGGCTCAGCAGATGCACACAGGGCCTGTACTAGATGGCTGCTGGAGTGAT GATGGGAGTAAAGTATTTACTGCTTCCTGTGATAAAACTGCCAAAATGTGGGATCTCAACAGTAATCAAGCTATTCAGATTGCACAA catgatGCTCCTGTGAAGACTATCCATTGGATTAAAGCACCAAATTATAGCTGTGTGATGACAGGAAGCTGGGATAAAACTTTGAAG TTCTGGGATACCCGTTCACCAACACCTATGATGACATTGCAGctccctgaaagatgttactgtgCAGATGTG GTTCATCCTATGGCTGCTGTGGCCACTGCAGAAAGGGGTTTGATAGTTTATCAGTTAGAGAATCAGCCTTCTGAATTTAGAAGAATAGAATCTCCTCTTAAACACCAG CATCGCTGTGTtgctatttttaaagacaaagtgAACAAACCTACTGGATTTGCCCTTGGAAGTATTGAAGGAAGAGTAGCTATTCATTATATCAACCCCCCAAATCC tgCAAAAGATAATTTCACTTTTAAGTGTCATCGCTCCAATGGAACAAACACTTCAGCACCTCAGGATATCTATGCT GTAAACGGGATAGCATTTCACCCTGTCCATGGTACTCTTGCAACAGTAGGATCTGATGGTAGATTCAGCTTTTGGGATAAAGATGCACGAACAAAGCTAAAAACATCAGAACAACTTGACCAGCCAATATCTGCTtgttgtttcaaccataatggcAATATATTTGCATATGCTTCCAGTTACGATTGGTCAAAG GGTCATGAATTTTATAATCCACaaaagaaaaactacattttTCTGCGAAATGCAGCGGAAGAGTTAAAGCCCAGGAATAAGAAGTA